Proteins from a genomic interval of Neodiprion lecontei isolate iyNeoLeco1 chromosome 2, iyNeoLeco1.1, whole genome shotgun sequence:
- the LOC107227239 gene encoding uncharacterized protein LOC107227239 — MAESKIKLEFDASEDHLETFTERSELYFIASGITDAEKQKAVMLTKISRKTYTLIRDSCAPQKPKDKTFEELQLMIKNHLCPQPSEAVERGKFHQAAQLTTESVSEFVAWLRKLAIYCNIQDLSAALRDQLVCGLRQEESRVLSFREKKLTFDKAYKIAVRQEKAKADANIRVIFLFRKMRSRREFHKEKEKGQERRSNEAAYPEYWK; from the coding sequence ATGGCAGaaagcaaaataaaattagaattCGACGCCAGTGAAGATCATTTGGAGACTTTCACAGAGCGTTCAGAATTGTATTTCATTGCATCGGGCATAAcagatgcggaaaaacaaaaagcagTTATGCTCACAAAAATCAGCCGTAAGACTTATACGTTGATCCGAGATTCATGTGCACCGCAGAAGCCGAAAGATAAGACTTTCGAGGAGTTACAATTGATGATCAAAAATCACTTGTGTCCGCAACCGTCCGAAGCCGTTGAGAGGGGTAAATTTCATCAAGCGGCGCAATTGACCACAGAATCTGTTTCAGAGTTCGTGGCATGGTTGAGAAAGTTAGCAATTTATTGCAATATTCAGGACTTGAGTGCAGCACTTCGTGATCAATTGGTGTGTGGACTAAGACAGGAAGAGTCGCGAGTATTATCATTTCGAGAGAAGAAGTTGACTTTTGATAAGGCTTATAAAATAGCAGTACGCCAAGAAAAGGCTAAGGCTGATGCAAACATAAGGGTAATATTTCTGTTCCGGAAAATGAGATCAAGACGTGAAtttcataaagaaaaagaaaaggggcAAGAGCGGCGTAGTAATGAAGCCGCCTATCCGGAATACTGGAAGTAA